From Streptomyces sp. NBC_01460, a single genomic window includes:
- a CDS encoding CU044_5270 family protein produces the protein MNDRTSGPDRAEREELARLLPAPAERDLPPGRLLHHKDSLMRLIDQDRARATARPRPRLLRPAVLLPAAGLALGGVLLTTLAVTGQGSAPAPSAAGTGSHATAPRGAAVLLDRIASVAEESGERTVTGDQFVYVRTLQTRNEGVFDGPVKLTEPREREVWMAQKAGPVIDVGLIHEDGAYVPIEVGVPDGETPVGQPAGLGRPTYAWLASLPTDPDVLLRRLATEITRDQDARDTPAEERDRAQDTFDAIGELLRETLMPPRTAAALYKAAARIPGVTVDPDAVDAAGRRGIGVARDDTRAGWRTAWIFDSATLGYLGERSYLTRDTPMGKKGTLINASAVMERAVVDTLREKPTAGKPATERPAAGRPTAGKQSTTT, from the coding sequence ATGAACGACCGCACCTCCGGCCCCGACCGGGCCGAACGCGAGGAGCTGGCCCGGCTGTTGCCGGCCCCGGCCGAACGGGACCTGCCCCCGGGCCGTCTTCTCCACCACAAGGACAGTCTGATGCGTCTGATCGACCAGGACCGCGCCCGCGCCACCGCGCGCCCCCGCCCCCGCCTCCTGCGCCCCGCCGTCCTGCTGCCCGCCGCCGGACTCGCCCTGGGCGGCGTCCTGCTGACCACGCTCGCCGTGACCGGCCAGGGCAGCGCCCCGGCACCGTCCGCCGCGGGCACCGGCTCCCACGCCACGGCCCCGCGTGGCGCGGCCGTGCTGCTCGACCGCATCGCCTCGGTCGCCGAGGAGAGCGGCGAACGGACGGTCACGGGCGACCAGTTCGTCTACGTCAGGACCCTGCAGACCCGGAACGAGGGCGTTTTCGACGGCCCGGTGAAGCTGACGGAACCCCGCGAGCGTGAGGTCTGGATGGCGCAGAAGGCGGGACCGGTCATCGACGTCGGCCTGATCCACGAGGACGGCGCGTACGTCCCGATCGAGGTCGGGGTTCCGGACGGCGAGACCCCCGTCGGCCAGCCGGCGGGCCTCGGCCGGCCGACGTACGCGTGGCTGGCCTCGCTGCCCACCGATCCGGACGTCCTGCTCCGGCGGCTCGCCACCGAGATCACCCGGGACCAGGACGCGCGGGACACCCCGGCCGAGGAGCGGGACCGGGCCCAGGACACCTTCGACGCCATCGGTGAGCTGCTGCGCGAGACCCTGATGCCGCCGAGGACCGCGGCCGCCCTCTACAAGGCCGCGGCGAGGATCCCCGGCGTGACCGTGGACCCCGACGCGGTGGACGCGGCCGGCCGGCGCGGGATCGGCGTGGCCCGCGACGACACCCGGGCCGGCTGGCGCACCGCCTGGATCTTCGACTCGGCGACCCTGGGGTACCTGGGCGAGCGGAGCTACCTCACCAGGGACACCCCCATGGGCAAGAAGGGCACCCTGATCAACGCCTCGGCGGTCATGGAGCGCGCGGTCGTCGACACCCTCCGAGAGAAGCCGACGGCAGGGAAGCCGGCGACCGAGAGGCCGGCAGCCGGAAGGCCGACGGCTGGGAAGCAGTCGACGACGACCTGA
- a CDS encoding glycoside hydrolase family 6 protein, which produces MYGSYTGLSARAAAGMGAVLLLAGCSTADPSDDGGNGAGGGKDAAAAVGQRSEGDAPYWVNPDGNAARQVATYVKDGDQGKARLIRKIAEQPVGEWIGPDDPQGTAKGLTEAAERADREALLVLYNIPHRDCGQFSKGGAADGDAYRTWVDGVAQGIGDRRATVVLEPDALLHLVDGCTPQELHEERYDLLKGAVERLKQQPRTAVYIDAGNAGWQSPDALFAPLRRAGIATADGFAVNVSNYRTTEDSRDFGRRLSAKVGGKPFVIDTSRNGNGPYERGDPAESWCNPPGRALGEPPSTRTGDELVDAYLWVKRPGESDGACKGGPKAGDWWPEYALGLARATQ; this is translated from the coding sequence ATGTACGGCAGTTACACCGGGCTGAGCGCGCGTGCCGCAGCCGGAATGGGCGCGGTCCTGCTGCTGGCCGGGTGCTCCACGGCCGACCCGTCCGACGACGGGGGCAACGGCGCGGGTGGGGGCAAGGACGCGGCGGCCGCCGTCGGCCAGCGGTCCGAGGGCGACGCCCCGTACTGGGTCAACCCCGACGGGAACGCCGCGCGGCAGGTCGCCACCTATGTGAAGGACGGCGACCAGGGGAAGGCCCGGCTGATCCGGAAGATCGCTGAGCAGCCCGTCGGGGAGTGGATCGGGCCGGACGACCCGCAGGGCACGGCGAAGGGCCTGACCGAGGCGGCCGAGCGGGCGGACCGTGAGGCGCTGCTCGTCCTGTACAACATCCCCCACCGCGACTGCGGTCAGTTCTCCAAGGGCGGGGCCGCGGACGGCGACGCGTACCGGACCTGGGTGGACGGTGTCGCCCAGGGCATCGGCGACCGCCGGGCCACGGTGGTCCTGGAGCCGGACGCCCTGCTGCACCTGGTGGACGGCTGCACACCGCAGGAGCTCCACGAGGAGCGCTACGACCTCCTCAAGGGTGCGGTCGAGCGTCTGAAGCAACAGCCCCGCACCGCGGTGTACATCGACGCGGGCAACGCCGGATGGCAGTCGCCCGACGCGCTGTTCGCCCCTCTGCGGCGGGCGGGGATCGCGACCGCGGACGGCTTCGCGGTGAACGTGTCCAACTACCGGACCACCGAGGACAGCAGGGACTTCGGCAGACGGCTGTCGGCGAAGGTCGGCGGCAAGCCCTTCGTGATCGACACCAGCCGCAACGGCAACGGCCCGTACGAAAGGGGCGACCCAGCGGAGAGCTGGTGCAACCCGCCGGGCCGTGCCCTCGGCGAGCCCCCGTCGACACGGACGGGCGACGAGCTGGTCGACGCCTACCTCTGGGTCAAGCGGCCGGGTGAGTCGGACGGCGCGTGCAAGGGCGGGCCGAAGGCCGGGGACTGGTGGCCGGAGTACGCGCTGGGGCTGGCCCGCGCCACGCAGTAG
- a CDS encoding class F sortase: MTATDRPAGTGRLLTGVAWAVLLLGLWLWGRAATAGNSAPTTGDVAAVGRPLGVPLPPAHDPLDGASPQRVEIPSIGIDATVVRRGLDGEGAIEPPPFAAPGAVGWYAEGTEPGTEGAALFVGHVDTETKPAVFYGLSAARPGEKVRVSRSDGKTAEFTIDDVQVFTRERFDAQKAYGPRKDGRAELRLITCGGTYDRESHAYTANVVVSAYLTAEKSTEKSTGRSTEASGVKNRV, from the coding sequence ATGACCGCCACGGACCGTCCCGCCGGAACGGGACGCCTGCTGACGGGAGTCGCGTGGGCCGTGCTCCTGCTGGGGCTGTGGCTCTGGGGCCGCGCCGCCACCGCGGGCAACTCCGCCCCGACGACCGGTGACGTCGCCGCGGTCGGCCGCCCCCTGGGCGTGCCGCTGCCCCCGGCCCACGACCCCCTCGACGGCGCCTCGCCGCAACGGGTCGAGATCCCCTCCATCGGGATCGACGCGACCGTCGTACGGCGCGGGCTGGACGGTGAAGGGGCCATCGAGCCCCCGCCCTTCGCGGCACCGGGCGCCGTCGGCTGGTACGCCGAGGGCACCGAGCCCGGCACGGAGGGGGCGGCGCTCTTCGTCGGCCATGTCGACACCGAGACGAAGCCCGCCGTGTTCTACGGACTCAGTGCCGCCAGGCCGGGCGAGAAGGTCCGGGTGAGCCGGTCCGACGGGAAGACCGCCGAATTCACCATCGACGACGTCCAGGTCTTCACCCGGGAACGCTTCGACGCGCAGAAGGCGTACGGGCCGCGCAAGGACGGGCGGGCCGAGCTCCGGCTGATCACCTGCGGCGGGACGTACGACCGCGAATCCCATGCGTACACGGCCAACGTCGTCGTCTCCGCCTATCTGACGGCGGAGAAGAGCACGGAGAAGAGCACCGGGAGGAGCACGGAGGCGAGCGGCGTGAAGAACCGCGTCTGA
- a CDS encoding HAD-IIA family hydrolase, with the protein MAERKPIESWLTDMDGVLIHEGTPIPGADAFIKRLRDSGLPFLVLTNNSIYTARDLHARLKRMGLDVPVENIWTSALATAQFLDDQRPRGTAYVIGEAGLTTALHDIGYVLTDHEPDYVVLGETRTYSFEALTKAIRLINGGSRFICTNPDETGPSAEGPLPATGSVAALITKATGKAPYFAGKPNPLMMRTGLNAIGAHSETSAMIGDRMDTDVLAGLEAGMQTFLVLTGLTTEADMDRYPFRPSTVVESIADLVDLVDLPVP; encoded by the coding sequence ATGGCAGAGCGCAAGCCGATCGAATCCTGGCTGACCGACATGGACGGAGTCCTCATCCACGAGGGCACGCCGATCCCCGGCGCCGACGCCTTCATCAAGCGGCTGCGGGACTCCGGACTGCCCTTCCTGGTCCTCACCAACAACTCCATCTACACCGCCCGTGACCTGCACGCGCGCCTCAAGCGCATGGGTCTGGACGTGCCCGTGGAGAACATCTGGACCTCCGCCCTGGCCACCGCCCAGTTCCTGGACGACCAGCGCCCGCGCGGCACCGCCTACGTCATCGGCGAGGCCGGTCTGACCACCGCGCTGCACGACATCGGCTACGTCCTCACCGACCACGAGCCGGACTACGTCGTCCTCGGGGAGACGCGGACGTACTCGTTCGAGGCGCTCACCAAGGCGATCCGCCTGATCAACGGCGGCTCCCGCTTCATCTGCACCAACCCGGACGAGACCGGCCCCTCCGCCGAGGGCCCGCTGCCCGCGACCGGTTCCGTGGCCGCGCTCATCACCAAGGCCACGGGCAAGGCCCCGTACTTCGCGGGCAAGCCCAACCCGCTCATGATGCGCACCGGGCTCAACGCCATCGGCGCCCACTCCGAGACCTCCGCCATGATCGGCGACCGGATGGACACCGACGTGCTGGCCGGCCTCGAAGCGGGCATGCAGACCTTCCTCGTCCTCACCGGCCTGACCACCGAGGCCGACATGGACCGCTACCCCTTCCGGCCCTCCACGGTCGTCGAGTCGATCGCGGACCTCGTCGACCTGGTCGACCTGCCCGTGCCGTAA
- a CDS encoding ROK family transcriptional regulator: MNRSNSRSGGANLPALRHHNASLVLDLLRIAGEQGISRLELAERTGLTPQAVSKITARLRAEGLAAEAGRLASTGGKPRTVLRLVPDAGYAVGLHLDRDELTAVLADLAGTTVATRTFPLDLGAPAAEVLATAAHAVQTVRAEIPGTEDRQVFGVGAALPGPLDHRGGVLHRVTGFPQWDGYPLRDALAAHTGLPVVLDKDTNAAALGLALRERADADFAYLHLGTGLGAGLVLGGAVHRGVRTGAGEFGHQTLQLDGPPCDCGGRGCIEALCLAAAARGDVAEAARVLGAGAANLVGLLDIDRVVLGGRTVAAHEDAYVDGVRAVIEERARREGVTAAVPVTVAGGGDRPVAEGAAHLVLAPLFGRAGEDGGEGA; this comes from the coding sequence GTGAACAGGAGCAACAGCAGGAGCGGCGGAGCGAATCTTCCGGCTCTGCGCCACCACAACGCCTCGCTCGTGCTCGACCTGCTGCGGATCGCCGGTGAGCAGGGCATCAGCCGTCTGGAGCTCGCCGAGCGCACCGGACTCACCCCGCAGGCCGTCAGCAAGATCACCGCCCGGCTCCGCGCGGAGGGCCTCGCCGCCGAAGCCGGCCGGCTCGCCTCCACCGGCGGCAAGCCCCGCACCGTGCTGCGCCTGGTCCCGGACGCCGGATACGCCGTCGGGCTCCACCTGGACCGCGACGAACTCACCGCCGTCCTCGCCGACCTCGCCGGCACCACGGTCGCGACCCGCACCTTCCCGCTCGACCTCGGAGCCCCGGCCGCCGAGGTCCTCGCCACGGCAGCGCACGCGGTGCAGACGGTACGGGCAGAGATCCCCGGGACCGAGGACCGCCAGGTCTTCGGCGTGGGCGCGGCACTGCCGGGCCCCCTCGACCACCGCGGCGGGGTGCTGCACCGGGTCACCGGCTTCCCCCAGTGGGACGGCTACCCGCTGCGCGACGCCCTCGCCGCGCACACCGGGCTCCCCGTCGTCCTCGACAAGGACACCAACGCCGCCGCCCTCGGCCTCGCGCTCCGCGAACGCGCCGACGCGGACTTCGCCTACCTCCACCTGGGCACCGGCCTCGGCGCCGGACTCGTCCTGGGCGGGGCCGTGCACCGGGGGGTCCGCACCGGCGCCGGGGAGTTCGGCCACCAGACCCTCCAGCTGGACGGGCCCCCGTGCGACTGCGGCGGTCGCGGCTGCATCGAGGCGCTCTGCCTGGCCGCCGCCGCCCGCGGGGACGTCGCGGAAGCGGCCAGGGTGCTCGGGGCGGGCGCCGCCAACCTCGTCGGGCTGCTCGACATCGACCGGGTCGTCCTCGGCGGCCGTACCGTCGCCGCCCACGAGGACGCCTACGTCGACGGGGTCCGCGCCGTCATCGAGGAGCGCGCCCGGCGGGAGGGCGTCACCGCCGCCGTGCCCGTCACCGTCGCGGGCGGCGGCGACCGGCCGGTCGCCGAGGGGGCGGCCCACCTGGTCCTCGCCCCGCTCTTCGGCCGGGCGGGCGAGGACGGCGGCGAAGGAGCCTGA
- a CDS encoding Gfo/Idh/MocA family oxidoreductase: MTANAPLRVGLVGYGLAGSVFHAPLVSATEGLVLDTVVTSNEERQAQARAEFPGVRFAASPDELWPRADELDLIVIASPNKTHVPIARAALEAGLPVVVDKPIAGTAAEARELAALAAERGLLLSVFQNRRWDNDFLTLAGLIEDGELGEVQRFESRFERWRPQLKGGWRESGDPEEIGGLLYDLGSHVVDQALTLFGPAVQVYAESDVRRPGAAADDDTFIAITHADGVRSHLYVSATTAQLGPRFRVLGSKAGYVKYGLDPQEAALREGARPAAGKPWGEEPESLWGRVGSGESALTGGGDPVRTLPGDYPAYYAAVASALRGTGENPVTALQAAAALDVLEAARRSAREGVSVTLLPHHEEEQHA; encoded by the coding sequence ATGACTGCCAACGCTCCTCTCCGCGTCGGGCTCGTCGGCTACGGCCTGGCGGGTTCCGTCTTCCACGCCCCGCTGGTATCCGCGACCGAGGGCCTCGTCCTCGACACGGTCGTCACGTCGAACGAGGAGCGGCAGGCGCAGGCCCGCGCCGAGTTCCCCGGTGTGCGGTTCGCGGCCTCGCCCGACGAGCTGTGGCCGCGCGCGGACGAGCTGGACCTCATCGTGATCGCCTCGCCGAACAAGACCCACGTCCCGATCGCGAGGGCGGCGCTGGAGGCGGGCCTCCCGGTGGTCGTGGACAAGCCGATCGCCGGTACGGCGGCCGAGGCCCGCGAGCTCGCGGCGCTGGCCGCCGAGCGGGGCCTGCTGCTCTCGGTCTTCCAGAACCGCCGCTGGGACAACGACTTCCTCACGCTGGCCGGCCTGATCGAGGACGGCGAGCTCGGCGAGGTGCAACGCTTCGAGTCCCGCTTCGAGCGGTGGCGTCCGCAGCTGAAGGGCGGCTGGCGCGAGTCGGGCGACCCGGAGGAGATCGGCGGGCTGCTGTACGACCTGGGCAGCCACGTCGTCGACCAGGCCCTCACGCTGTTCGGTCCCGCGGTGCAGGTGTACGCGGAGTCCGACGTGCGCCGCCCGGGTGCGGCGGCCGACGACGACACGTTCATCGCGATCACCCACGCCGACGGGGTGCGCTCGCACCTGTACGTGAGCGCCACCACGGCGCAGCTGGGCCCGCGCTTCCGCGTGCTCGGCTCGAAGGCGGGCTATGTGAAGTACGGCCTGGACCCGCAGGAGGCCGCCCTCCGCGAGGGCGCCCGCCCGGCGGCCGGGAAGCCGTGGGGCGAGGAGCCGGAGTCGCTGTGGGGCCGGGTCGGTTCCGGCGAGTCCGCGCTGACCGGTGGCGGCGACCCGGTCCGCACACTGCCGGGCGACTACCCCGCGTACTACGCCGCCGTCGCCTCGGCGCTCCGCGGCACGGGCGAGAACCCGGTGACGGCGCTGCAGGCCGCCGCCGCGCTGGATGTCCTGGAGGCCGCCCGGCGCTCCGCCCGCGAGGGCGTGTCGGTGACCCTCCTTCCCCACCACGAAGAGGAGCAGCACGCATGA